The Naumovozyma dairenensis CBS 421 chromosome 11, complete genome genome includes a window with the following:
- the ZRG17 gene encoding Zn(2+) transporter ZRG17 (similar to Saccharomyces cerevisiae ZRG17 (YNR039C); ancestral locus Anc_6.357): MDGSSDPRFRNDIASTPPMNAIQEEESPMSSEPRLFTQIDDTNILNRNGSNRQSSTFPVLNSSNLELAATEYNNANNNINGQVPLSQTRPIFASPPSLLSRPNSAFYSNGDGNNSSSSIIYNPSFTFGENVPPKIQQQQQPHSGTPPTSKNSTNSRHDRHHRRQSLKYIPGNKLPTAPPLTRSKSPTRLTPSDVISPSKRSSLILDSPFDFTSTSSLAPQLPQQNQTSRASFRKGHRYKHSSVSMNFFQEPEVKIPLNIAKSLPIPNFKDLLKNLPWPKSHFQLLITSLQMISCIVTFQIGHSKSWNNFITLSHFITYDILGSLVIIFVESLSQFEVWSTGTITFPFGLNRMDVLLSFALAVSLCFVGLDLLFHILEEFIAIFVEATSDINNLGQQHDEIASQIPHSHHSSIDQLSLSGEHLKLWYLILSINLFLATLSLYKIFYANKNSKLKTKNPVITITYTLYLLMYPLLVINSFLFTISDFLATFSIAIFILIHGLTIAEWTSTILLMGFSTTTLSGLSLLHVEDTKIETKKQQVRQRSRSTLPIAVLNSNKSSITSHNDGMLTFTFLNSIFKWGKNSQYLNKHPSAIKSLIKEQIENLPEFKSRCHLDYKNLNIIKVNFNLYVVLIKLLLKGGSNDDELLLRIAIDKCIRRNLESVETTIEIDRV, translated from the coding sequence ATGGACGGCTCATCGGATCCAAGATTCCGCAATGACATAGCATCTACACCTCCAATGAACGCCATTCAAGAGGAAGAATCACCAATGTCTAGTGAACCTAGATTGTTCACACAGATAGATGatacaaatatattgaatagAAATGGCAGCAATAGACAAAGTTCTACATTCCCGGTCTTAAATAGTTCCAATTTAGAACTAGCAGCAAcagaatataataatgccaataataatatcaatggCCAAGTACCATTATCTCAAACAAGACCTATCTTTGCATCACCtccttcattattatcgCGCCCTAATTCTGCATTTTATTCCAATGGTGATGGCAATAATTCAAGTTCAAGTATCATCTATAATCCATCCTTTACATTTGGTGAAAATGTTCCGCCAAAAATccaacaacagcaacaaccaCATAGTGGTACACCTCCCACTAGTAAAAATAGCACTAATAGTCGTCACGATCGTCATCATAGGCGACAATCTCTGAAATATATTCCTGGAAATAAGTTACCAACAGCTCCACCATTGACAAGATCCAAATCACCTACCAGATTAACACCTTCAGATGTCATATCACCTTCTAAAAGatcttcattaattttaGACTCTCCATTCGATTTCACTTCAACTTCATCGTTGGCTCCACAATTGCCACAACAGAATCAAACATCAAGAGCATCCTTCCGTAAAGGTCATCGTTACAAACATTCTTCTGTATCCATGAATTTCTTCCAAGAACCTGAAGTGAAAATACCATTAAATATTGCCAAATCATTACCAATCCCAAATTTTAAagatcttttgaaaaatttaccATGGCCTAAATCACATTTCcaattattaataacaaGTTTACAAATGATTTCATGTATTGTAACATTCCAAATAGGTCATTCCAAATCTTggaataattttattactttatcACATTTTATAACTTATGATATCCTAGGTTCTTTAGTCATTATATTCGTCGAAAGTTTGTCTCAATTCGAAGTTTGGTCCACTGGTACAATAACTTTCCCCTTTGGTTTAAACAGAATGGATGTCCTATTAAGTTTCGCACTTGCCGTTTCATTATGTTTTGTTGGTTTAGATCTTTTATTCCATATCTTAGAAGAATTCATCGCCATATTTGTTGAGGCTACATCAGATATCAATAATCTAGGGCAACAACATGATGAAATTGCATCACAAATACCTCATTCTCAtcattcttcaattgatcAATTATCACTCTCTGGAGAACATTTGAAACTTTGGTATCTAATACTCTCCATCAACTTATTCCTAGCAACGTTATcgttatataaaatattttacgCTAATAAGAATagtaaattgaaaactaaAAATCCAGTGATAACAATAACCTACACATTATATTTGTTAATGTATCCCTTATTAgtaattaattcatttttatttaccaTTTCTGATTTTTTGGcaactttttcaattgcAATTTTCATCTTAATTCATGGTTTAACTATCGCAGAATGGActtcaacaattttattaatggGATTTTCAACTACTACTTTATCAGGTTTATCTCTTTTACATGTAGAAGATACTAAAATTGAAACGAAAAAACAACAAGTAAGACAAAGATCACGTAGTACCCTCCCGATTGCTGTTTTAAATTCCAacaaatcatcaataacTTCACATAATGATGGGATGCTTACATTCACATTTTTAAATTCGATATTTAAATGGGGGAAAAATTCACAATATCTTAATAAACATCCAAGCGCtataaaatcattaattaaggaacaaattgaaaatttaccTGAATTTAAATCAAGATGTCATCTTgattataaaaatttgaatattattaaagtTAATTTTAACCTTTATGTCGTATTGATTAAATTATTGTTGAAAGGTGGatcaaatgatgatgaattattgtTGAGAATAGCTATTGATAAATGtataagaagaaatttaGAATCTGTTGAAACAACTATAGAAATTGATAGAGTATAG